TTAACTATGGTCACACCGTTGGTCATGCGATCGAATCAGTTACCAACTATCGCCTCTACAATCATGGTGAAGCCGTTGGTTTAGGGATGCTCATTGCTGGGGCGATCGCAGTTGATCTCGGTCTCTGGTCTGCGGAAGATCAAGCCCAACAGGTTGCCCTCATAGCCAAAACTCGCTTACCACAAACCCTACCTGCGGATATTGATCAAGAAGCGATTGTTGAGTCCCTATCTACCGATAAAAAGGTTGAAGCGGGCAAGGTTCGGTTCATTCTGCCTACAGCGATCGGTCATGTCACTCTAAGCGATCGAGTGACTGGGGATCTAGTTAAACAAAATTTACGTCAAATTTTGACATAATCACTTGACACATCAAAGGGTAGTTCGTACTATACTTAAACGTTTATGTCAAGCAAAAATATTGCTAAGCTTAGACATACATTTGTAAACCATTAGTAATTCAACCCCATACCCAAAGAGTCTAGACAACAGAGATTTCATGACTAAAAAGCCAATTAAAGACCTCCCCCAAATCAACGAACGCATCAGATATCCAAAAATTCGAGTCATTGATATGGAGGGGGAGCAGCTCGGCATCCTGACCCCAAAAGAAGCCTTGAAAATGGCTGAAGAAAAAGAGCTAGATCTTGTATTAGTCAGCGACAAAGCCGATCCTCCTGTTTGTCGGATCATGGACTATGGCAAATTCAAGTTTGAGCAAGAAAAAAAGGCGAGGGAAGCCCGCAAAAAGCAACATACTTCAGATGTCAAGGAAGTAAAGATGCGTTACAAGATTGAAGAGCATGACTATAAAGTGCGAATCAACCATGCGGAGCGTTTCTTAAAAGAAGGAGACAAGGTTAAGGCAACTGTAATGTTCCGTGGTCGTGAGATCCAACACGTCGATCTTGCTGAAGTTCTACTCAATCGTATGGCTAGCGATCTTGAAGCTGTTGCTGAGATTCAACAATATCCAAAGCGTGAAGGTAGAAATATCACCATGTTGATGGCTCCCAAGAAATAACCCTAAGAAACAAAAAAGCCTCGCTATTTGCGAGGCTTTTTTGTTTCTTAGGGTTATCGAGGAGGATTTAAAGGCATGGCAAGTGGAGTCGGTGTAGGTTGTGGACTCGCAGACTGACTCGTCGTATCTGTGGATGCAACCACAGGTGCTCCGACAGCGCGCAAGACCTCAACTCCATTTTGCTGAAGAACGACAATTGGTGGTTCAGAGTTTGTGTCAATTCTCTTGACCAAAACCCTACCATTAGAAATCAGTTGCCCAGCTCTGACATTGCGAGGAGTTGGCTCATCACTTGCTTGGATGATGGCATAGATAGTACCGCCAATCTCGACCGTACCTGTTACAACAGTGCCTTCTGCTGCCTTCGTGTCAGGAGGCTCTATTTTCGTACGTGTAGATGTTCTAACCACGATCGCTGCTCTTAAATTTGGTGGCTCCTTAGGCTTAGCCAAAAGAGCTTCTAATTTTGGCACTGGATTGATGACTGTACTGGTAAAAGGATCACGAGCCTGCTTAGAGTCAATACCGATTTTCTTCTCTAGTTCCTGCACTCTAGCCTGTTTATCCGTAGTGGCAATTAGCTCTTGACTCTTCTGTCCAGCTACAAATGGTGTTTTAAAAGCTTCTTGGGCTGGAGTTGCCGCCGCCTTGGGCGCAGTATTTGTAGTGGTTGCCTCAGCAATTGTGGGCAATGGCTTACCTTCTTCAGCAAGCTTTCTCATGGCTTCGCAATCAGTCCCTGGTGCAAATTTCCCAGTTTTAGTAATACCTTGCCTGAGTTCTCTTGCTGTGCTGATCGTACATTCGGTTGGTGTGCTCTCACCGCAAGCACTAAGGATTGTAGTAATGCTAAGAATCACGCCAGCTAGGTAATAGATACGCATAAAAAAGTTCCTCTGCTGCCTACTTGTTTGTTCGGTACAGCGTCATCCGATGTTGTCGATTTTGACTGCAAGATAGTAAAGCATTATGGTCATTTTGGCAATCATTAACAAGAGATAACATTAAGTTTTACCAATAAAACTCCATAAGAGTTTGGCGGTGCGCCGCCAAACTCTTATGGAGTTTTGATTTTTTTCTAACACAAACGGCGACAGCTATACTTTTAGTAATAGCCATTGACGGAGAAATTTGTGGAAATTACATCTGAAGTTTATCAAGGTCAGTTTGGTGAGTTTACGATTACTGAGAGCGATCGCCTCAGCGTAATTATCTATCGCAGTGCCTTAGCGATCTCGGCAGTATGTTTTAGCGTAGGAGCGCTGTTAGTGCTACTACAGCCAAATAATCCTCAAATCCTAAATTGGTTAACTTGGCTATATTGTGGATTTTCGCTAGGTTTAGGGGTTGCACTTTGGACGATCCATATCTATCTAGAATTACTTCATCGGGTGTTGCAGCTATTTTGGGCAATTGGCGTGATCGCTTCGGTCGGTATTGCTTTGTATTTCCCAGAACCTTTGGCGATCGCAATTTACGAACATCCGATCGCTTTAATTGGTGTGGGTTTTAGTTTTGCCGCTCTAACTGGGATTTTCTTTAAAGAATCTTTTTGTTTTAATCGCTTTGAAACTAAATTTTTAGTTCCATTATTGCCAGTATTGATTCTTGGTCACTTGGTGAGTCTTCTGCCCATAGCGATCGAGCAAAGTTTATTAGGTACTTGGGCAGTTTTATTTATGATTTTTGCAATTCGTAAATTAAGCCAAGAAATCCC
The sequence above is drawn from the Pseudanabaena yagii GIHE-NHR1 genome and encodes:
- a CDS encoding DUF2301 domain-containing membrane protein, producing MEITSEVYQGQFGEFTITESDRLSVIIYRSALAISAVCFSVGALLVLLQPNNPQILNWLTWLYCGFSLGLGVALWTIHIYLELLHRVLQLFWAIGVIASVGIALYFPEPLAIAIYEHPIALIGVGFSFAALTGIFFKESFCFNRFETKFLVPLLPVLILGHLVSLLPIAIEQSLLGTWAVLFMIFAIRKLSQEIPSDIGDKSVFAYLKAQKQQAA
- the infC gene encoding translation initiation factor IF-3 produces the protein MTKKPIKDLPQINERIRYPKIRVIDMEGEQLGILTPKEALKMAEEKELDLVLVSDKADPPVCRIMDYGKFKFEQEKKAREARKKQHTSDVKEVKMRYKIEEHDYKVRINHAERFLKEGDKVKATVMFRGREIQHVDLAEVLLNRMASDLEAVAEIQQYPKREGRNITMLMAPKK